The following DNA comes from Anopheles coustani chromosome 2, idAnoCousDA_361_x.2, whole genome shotgun sequence.
GTAACGcaagaaaattatttcagCGGTGCGTGGAAAATTTGAACGTTGAAGCATTTGTCCCTTCGGCTTCGACGAGGCGTGTGGAGaagcggaaggaaaaatcgatcgGACCGAAAGAAATTCAAAAGTCGAGCAGCTGCTGAAATCGTTGCGGTCGGATTGGGAATCAATAAAATCGAAACTGTTCCCTTAACTCCGACACCATTTTGGATATTTGTTGAGAGAAGGCCTAACATAACAAGCAGAagtaaatgaaagaaatatcACTAGACCGGAGGACCATTACGCTACTTTCTAAAATAACGAAATTCTCACAAATACGAAAAAATACTGGCAATTTCAGTAACGGGTAAATGTCATCGCACCAGATACAGAAAgctatgttgttttttttttcaaagaaacaGGTCTTTATTctatatataatatatcatTTCCAACATCACACTTTGGAAAACTCTTCGTAGTCGCTATTCCTCTTCCTTCATCAACCTTACTCAACCTTGAtgtgcctgtttttttttcatttatatggtaTCGAAAAACTTGTTGCTTTTCAACGCCACCCAACGATAAAATGGCACGCTCATTCGTTTTCCTGCACAGCTTATATTTTCTTCGTCCATAACGCAGAGCAAATCGCTTCCTTCCCATACTTTTGGGAAAGAAACGTGCGATAAAAAATTTTGTCCACCGCAAACgtattatatatatttttttttacaattttttcccGTACGTAAGTCGTGTATCCATCGCGTTCATTATCATGCATTCGGcattcaatttgtttatattcttttttcggttttcgcATTTGCCCACCGTACCATGATGAAAGACATCACGATTTTTCCACTCATCACTTGTCCTCTTGAGTATATtcgtttttgtatttcaaacaTCATCTCTTGGGTTTTCCAATTATTTTCCTCATGTGTTCCGCGAATCTACGTCTCACTCACGTCTGCTGCATGTCGTTATTATTACGATTTTGATCGTTCCGTGATaaacttttctttcgtccgctTTTTGCTCAACTTTTTCACTAGGGTTGCTTGCTGTGCTTTTCGtcgttttgtgtgtgagtgtgtgattttgtttaaatattttttgtaatatttgtcTCGTTATAGTCTATTTACTTTAGGGTATCGATTTTCGTATTAAATTTTGCCTATTTTCATTCTCTACGGACTTTTGTAGCACCACCCGTGTTGTGGGTATCGGGAGACGGTTCGATTTCCGGATTCCGACGGATGCCGTTTCGGTacggttcggttcgggttGCCGGTTGACATTTCGGATCAGATCATGCCAAAAAGGTTGGCATGATCGCGACCCGGCACGTACGCCAAGTCGGTTGCTACCTTTCAGCAtaagtgtttggtttttttgttttggttcagcTCGGTTCCCATACACAGACGGATACTTAGTGGGTGTACGTATAGATTGCTGAGTGAGGAGGGACAGATAGAGTAAGTTTAATATGCAGCGTATGTGTGAATATATATAAGAGTAAGAAgtagacacacaaacacacattttcccaTACGCGGTACGCGGACCCAAGGACATGCCTTTCAATCAACCTAACCTAACCTAACAACGGCAAACGTCAAAAAAGCGCACCTTTCCCTATattctttctctcgctccaGGATATCAACAATCGCATCATACGCATCATTGTTTTACATATTTCGATTTGCATGGAACATCAATACAGTTCTGCGGGTTCATTCCATTAGTTCCACCGTCTTGCACATcggtataaaaaataattatatttcgTCTAAACTACTCTGCTTCTCTCTGTCCATTTATGACGCATCTAGTCTACACTCTTTTCGATAGCTTATGCTAACTCCCCTTGTAtttttccagttcgtttttccaAGATGCATGCACAGATGGACTCTTTCCCGTCGGGTCCTTCCAAAGATTCGttgtatttgcaaaatatctgACCCAATAAATGGCGAGCTTCCTTTTCACTTCTCCCATATGTTCATGGTTCTATTTGATTGGCGACGGGGTATTTTAGTTGCCTAAAGCCACCCTAAAAACGAACACCATGAGATCACAATCACATTCTACCGGtcggttttgtgtgtgtttttttttgtttttgattcgaTGAAGACGGCTTCGAGTAACAAATTCCTTACTGCTTGCTACATACGATCAACATTTTCCCTAACTGCATTTTGtatgttcgtttgtttgcaatgTTTGTACACAacaacttgtttttctttactttctaGTCTTGCGCTCTCTTGATCCACAGGTGGAGAGGTTGAGCTCCTACCGTAGATCCTAGTAGGCGTTAGGTTTTATAAAGTTCATAAGAAGACCGTGCAGTTTCGTCAATGGGATCGTCGTTCCGAAGAAATGCAGAAGAGTAGATATGGGGTAGCTATCTACAGGGCACGTGATTCGCGTAAGTGATCGACTCAGGGTGATAGATCAGTGTAGCCTGTGGTCGCTACGAGTGGCACAATGCCGGTGGAACCTTTGCTCCCATCGagctggtggtgatgatggtgcgtCGTACTACCGCAGCTCGCTGAGGAGGACGCTGCAATGACcgttgtggtggtggaggttaCGGCCGAATGCGCACAAACATGCCGACAGGGTAGCGGCGAGGTCGGATTCGATAGGCCGGACTCGTGAATAGGGGACAGCGTTGGGCTGCGGTTACGTATGATGTTCTTGCGACGACTTCGCCGATGTGCCATTGGTGGATGGACGGGAACACGAGCTGGTGGTACGTCCCCTAGCAGCTCGGGAAGCTGCTCGACTTCGCCACATCCCCCTTTCAGGCGACGGCGTGCTGGAGGCGGCAGGACGGGCATAGTGATCGCACAGGACGCATTGTTGGCCGCTCCGCCCTGGTCGGTTCGGATCGCCGATGTTGGCAGGAGCGCACGTAGCTGGACGGACGGTGATCCTGGGCCGCCACCGGACGATGAGGGAGACGAGGAGGATGAAGAGGACGATGATGAACCAGCGGCGGACGCGGCCGCTGCGTTGGATAACACTGATGCCCCGAATCCTGGCACGGTTAGCAGTGCACTGGCAAACTCACTCGACGACAATGGTCTCACCTGATTCTGTTTGACCATCGTTTGGCTCTGGCTAATTCCTCCGAGGTTACTGCTACAGGCACCTGTCTGGATGCTACCACTCCCACTAGCACCCGCTGTACCCGCGGATGGTCCCCCTGCTCCATTCAAGTTCGTTCGACACCGAGGTCTCCGGTAGCGATCTATCATGCGCATCATATGACGCAACCGAACAACTGGCCACGGTCTCACAAGTCGCGCCCGTGGACGCTTCGGCACGGGAGACGCACCTTGGGAGGGTGTCGGCGGCGGAGTGCCGCGTCGTTCCACCCCATCCCCTGGCAGTTCGTTACCGTTGGCATCTGAGTTTAGAATTTGTATCGCTGAAGAGGACGACGAAGCAGCGGAGTTCCCGTTGGCGGCGGAAGAAGCACCCCGGCCCCGGTTAGGACTACGACTAGGGCTACGGCAGGCCATCGCATGTCTGGGACTCACACTTTGACTAGCTTCACTAACACTAACGCTGCTACAATTATTGTTGGcacaattttcattatttgtcAGTTCGGGAACGTCCGGCCTCCGGGATGGTTCCGGTTCACGTCCACCTCCTTCtatttctcctcctcctcctcgtccatTCAGCTGCCGATTGCGATTTTCGGCAACGTTCATAATCGATGGTAAACCAGAGCGACCACGACCATGGCTTCCGCTACTGGCTGCACTCAGCACCGAGCGATTGGCAGCGACGGAAAGTGTCCCGGAGATGGTTCTCATGGCGCCAGGTGGATCCCCCGGCACGTCGGGACTGTCCGGTACGTTCGAGCAGCAGTTCCACTTCCTCTTCCACCGGTGGTGCGACTTAACCGTGTCGAGTGACTTAGCCGCACAACACATCGCGTGACCATCACTGGTGGCGCCTTCAATATCGTCCACGGTACCGTTTCCACCTCGTCGTCGCAACGGATGAATGTCGTACggatgctggtggtggtggtgatgcagGTGGGAATGTTCGGGTGGCTCCTGGTCGGGCGCTTTCTGTACCTGAAAGCTACAAAAAGTGCACCGCTCCGTGTACTGCACATACGCTTCCTCGGAGGTTGTCGTGGTTGTGAGGGTTGTCATGGTAGTTGCGAGCAGGGTGGCAGCCGTTGCTGCAGCGAGAAAATCGTTTCCATGTCGATGCGGTGGATGATGATGGCCGTGGTGATGGGGGTGGTGATTGTTGTTGGACGTCATGGTGGAGGAGGAGTGCGCGGCGGCTGCCATCTGGCGGCTGTACTGCGAACAGCAATGAAAAGTCCTGGTGCCCTGGCAGCTTCCCGAAGGTTTCCTCGCACCGACCTCGGTGTGTTCGTCCTGAAGAGCGTCATCTTCCAGCATCGAACAGACATAAAAGGCAGCCTTCTGCtgatggtgttgttgctgcttctgctgttgATGCTGGTGCTGATGCTGTGGTATTGCGTCcatggcggtggtggaggtggtggtggtagtggttgtTGTCGAGGAGGACGATGAAGCACCAACGTTCGCCGCGGTCAAAGTCCGCAGACCAGCGGCGGTGATATTGTTCCGACACTCGGTACTACTACTATCACAGCAATGGAGCGTCCGGGGACGCACTCGGTTGAGGTCGTTCAGCTGCCCATGGGGAACGATCAGCGTGGGAAGTACACCGCCGGTGGCTGATGGATGACTCCCAGGAGCGTAAGAACCGGGATGGTTTGCCGGACTGCCAGACTTCTGGCTGATCGACGAGCAGATGTACACCTCGGGAAACTTCCGCGAACCGGCGTGCGAGCAGTTCGAGAGGAGGCTGAACTTCGATTTGTCTTCGTCCGTCCCCAATTTTGTATCCTCCTCCAGCGTCTGTTCCTTGGCATGCCGTCTCGTCCGGAGGACTCCTCCATCGCCAGCTTCACCGGCACGACTCCCATTCTGTTGCGTTGTCGCCGCCAACCGATTGTTCCGGATGTACTCGTACGTGGTGAGCCCGAGAAAAGAAATGTACACATGAAAGAAGCACAGATGCAGTAGAAGACCCGCCGCAATGGCTGCCAGAATACCGAGCGACGCTACAAACACGAGGAATATCGTATGGTGCAGTCCGATGCCGGTCAGTTGGTCGCCATCGCCGGCTGCTCCGGAACCCACCCCGGATACCCCACCGTCACCAACCGCCGACGAGTCGGTTGTTCCGTTGGCATCGGACCCGAAAATGCCCACCACCGCCGACCCGTTGAGCAGCAGATCTTTGGCCGAGGTGGTGAAGTTTTCAAACAGTTCGCCCGCGGCACTAGTGACACCGCCACCGACGACATCGTCGTCGAGCGAAGCGCCTGTCGCACTGGCGACGTCGGCGAGCTCAAGGCCATCGCCCTCCGAAGGGACGCTCCCAGCAGTGGTGGCGTTGGGGTCGAGCCCAAACCAGGCGAGATTCAGCCAGCCCACCGGCTGCACATGGTACAGCACGATCTCGACGATGGCCGCGGCCAGAATGACCAGCGCTGCAATGACCGCACTCACCACGCACATAAGGAAGGCGACATAGTTCCGTCCACCGACGCAATGGTTCAACCATTTGCAGTGATGATCGAACGTGCCGACGCACTTGTTGCACACGCTGCAGTGCTTCGTCCGCTGGCTCGTCGTGCGGATGTTGCACAGGTGGCACCGGCCGTTCTCGATGACGTGCGAGTGGCGCGTCCGGTCAAACTCGGGCACCACGGTTTTGCTCGCCGGCAAACGGCGCAGttccggatcggccggatCGAGCAGCAGCGCTGTGAGGTGCGAACCGAGGTGCACCAGGTAGAGTCCGGCAAGGGCGACGTACAGTGGCGGCTGCAGAGACGGCTCGAGCGCCGGTATTAGCACACCGAACGTGGAGTAACCGAACAGGGCCAAGGCAAACCAGCCGACCAGCTGCAGCGGATGCAGTGGCAGCTGCAGGCCGTGCACCCGCCGGTCCTTGCGGTACTCCGACGCGCCGAGATTGTCCTGTGAGGAGCAGAACCGATTGCGCGTCAGCTTACTCGCCCTTTTCGCGAGCTGCTGGCGAACACGCTGCGGCAAGGAAACGGTGTCGGTGGGCGTGGACGAAGTGGCTGGATCGGTGGTGGGCCcgctggtggcggtggcggcggctaCACGGTTCGTTCGTCGGATGTTCCTCGTGCTGCTCGTGCTGACCACAGCCGGTCCGTGTTTGATGGGCGTCGCACGCTCTATGATGGACTCTGTGAGCATGATACTCGTCGGTCGAGGATCGGCAAAGGGCGGTGGCGGCGTAGCGGCGGGCGGAACCGGGTAAGGGCATCCTCTCGTTCGCTGCGGTCGCCGTTGGCTTCATAAGATCCGTTACACGTTGTTCTACGCTCCGTTGTGCAAGAAAGGTGCTTCACTCCGCTGGTGCTACCCGTAGGTTGTTGACATTTGACATTGTTCCACTATCCCGACGCACACAACCTTCTGTTGGCGATAGATGAGAGTCAGATCACTTCATTATCCACCGTAAACACTCCTGCAGACCACCTGCACTGTGAAAGTATTTAACGCACAAAACATCCGATCTGAATGCCCCACATCACAAGAAAATCCTGACTGACCCAAGGCTTTGCGCAACACTTGTGCCATGTACAGCAACAATGTAACCGTAGTAATAAATTCCTTTTTGACACCGTTTTGCAGTCTCACCACTACCGCACCATGTCACACGCTCGTAGCGTCTGACGTTGGTCTAGGATAATCTAGTAGGCACGTAGTAGCTGCGAATGTTGTAGCCGATGCCGGGTTACTATTGGCAACACACAACCACCGTCGTTTCGATCACGGACACTATCGTAGGCCCGAGCACACTCCGTTGCTGGCGCTTCAGGAACATTTACGTCGACAACGATACGGCTTCGTCCAGCCGTCGGCAGCCGGTCGTGCCCTTTTCGTTACACAACATCACGAAACTCATACAATCGAAAACACCCACTACTACTACCCAGATAGGGAGAGAGGGACACGTCTAATCCTGGCCGCCGTCGGAATACACGCGGTGGCTCAAATTATATAAGCGGCATCCGGATATCTCACAACTAAGCGCGATGTTTCTGTTGCTGCGGCGGATTTCCAAAAGCGATGCAAAAAGTGTTAAGGATCTCATCCATAAAATCACATGAACATTCACCAGACACGGTGTAGTCGTTGTTGTAGGACGATTTGTATGACCGGATTTGACGATTCTGGTTGTGTTACGGATATGTCTACCTACTTAGAGGAGCACCATTTCTCCTTCACCTTGATTCATACCTGGGTATTCCACTAGATTTTTCTTGTTCAGGTATGTCGTTGAACCAAAGAGAACTGGAACGATTCGCACGTTtctcggtttattttttcgttgagCAATGAGAAAAGACACTTTCACACAAGCCACCAACTATCAAGTAACAGGACGATTTTCCTTCTAAGACGTGAGAATGGCTCTACATGATTGCACATGAAGAAAACGTTTGGTTGCTTCTATCGTATCTACGGTGCTACACAACACTGACTCCTAGGGCTGCGTTACTATGCAACGATaactttttccattcattttttccccctaCACGGGAGAAGGTTCACAGATGGTACCACCGTTTACCCAGTGCAAACTTCCACTGGCTATAATTCTGTAGTTTCACATTACCCACTTTTTAGTGCTCCAGTGACAGTTCCATTTCCATTAGCAAAGAAgttgaaaacggaaaaagtaTTTAACTTGGATTCGACATAGCCGTCGCACTAATTATCCTCCCTGTTTGGGCCGCCTGCTTGTGTAACTAAGGTGCGTCAACGTTAGAGGAGGATGGTTCACATCCCAATCCTCAATCTAGTTCGACCGACACAGGGCACCGACCGTTCGACCG
Coding sequences within:
- the LOC131261948 gene encoding uncharacterized protein LOC131261948; the protein is MLTESIIERATPIKHGPAVVSTSSTRNIRRTNRVAAATATSGPTTDPATSSTPTDTVSLPQRVRQQLAKRASKLTRNRFCSSQDNLGASEYRKDRRVHGLQLPLHPLQLVGWFALALFGYSTFGVLIPALEPSLQPPLYVALAGLYLVHLGSHLTALLLDPADPELRRLPASKTVVPEFDRTRHSHVIENGRCHLCNIRTTSQRTKHCSVCNKCVGTFDHHCKWLNHCVGGRNYVAFLMCVVSAVIAALVILAAAIVEIVLYHVQPVGWLNLAWFGLDPNATTAGSVPSEGDGLELADVASATGASLDDDVVGGGVTSAAGELFENFTTSAKDLLLNGSAVVGIFGSDANGTTDSSAVGDGGVSGVGSGAAGDGDQLTGIGLHHTIFLVFVASLGILAAIAAGLLLHLCFFHVYISFLGLTTYEYIRNNRLAATTQQNGSRAGEAGDGGDTKLGTDEDKSKFSLLSNCSHAGSRKFPEVYICSSISQKSGSPANHPGSYAPGSHPSATGGVLPTLIVPHGQLNDLNRVRPRTLHCCDSSSTECRNNITAAGLRTLTAANVGASSSSSTTTTTTTTSTTAMDAIPQHQHQHQQQKQQQHHQQKAAFYVCSMLEDDALQDEHTEVGARKPSGSCQGTRTFHCCSQYSRQMAAAAHSSSTMTSNNNHHPHHHGHHHPPHRHGNDFLAAATAATLLATTMTTLTTTTTSEEAYVQYTERCTFCSFQVQKAPDQEPPEHSHLHHHHHQHPYDIHPLRRRGGNGTVDDIEGATSDGHAMCCAAKSLDTVKSHHRWKRKWNCCSNVPDSPDVPGDPPGAMRTISGTLSVAANRSVLSAASSGSHGRGRSGLPSIMNVAENRNRQLNGRGGGGEIEGGGREPEPSRRPDVPELTNNENCANNNCSSVSVSEASQSVSPRHAMACRSPSRSPNRGRGASSAANGNSAASSSSSAIQILNSDANGNELPGDGVERRGTPPPTPSQGASPVPKRPRARLVRPWPVVRLRHMMRMIDRYRRPRCRTNLNGAGGPSAGTAGASGSGSIQTGACSSNLGGISQSQTMVKQNQVRPLSSSEFASALLTVPGFGASVLSNAAAASAAGSSSSSSSSSSPSSSGGGPGSPSVQLRALLPTSAIRTDQGGAANNASCAITMPVLPPPARRRLKGGCGEVEQLPELLGDVPPARVPVHPPMAHRRSRRKNIIRNRSPTLSPIHESGLSNPTSPLPCRHVYQLDGSKGSTGIVPLVATTGYTDLSP